The genomic interval TATTTATTCTGGACAGATATTCTTTATAGAGCTCATAACATTGACCGAGGGTAAACAGATGTTCATCCCTCCAATTGCCATGTAATGATTTTTCGATAGTATCTTTACTAGCCTTGATCCGAGAACCTACTAACGATAATAGATTGGAGGGGGTACGTTCTCCTTTAAGAATGGCTTCCACAATAGCGGATCCGGTCTGGCCAACTATATCGCTAATTACTGTATGCAGCTTTACATTCATCAGTTCCAGTGATTTTTGCATACGCAAAACACATTTACTCGCCTCGGACTGTAAAGTTCTACGGAAACGAACCAGTGTTCTTAAAGCTTCCTGCTCGTTTGAAGGCAGATAAGAACTGCTTAATAAGCCATAGCTGTGAAGCCTTTGTAACCAGGCGGCATCGCTCTCATCTGTCTTACGGCCGCTCACGTTTTTAACATTACGAGCATTTACCAGATATACTTCAAAGCCTTCCTTTATTAGCAATCCGAACAAAGGTTTCCAATATACTCCTGTACTCTCCATTGCTACTGTATTTATATTACATTCTTTAAGCCAACTGGCTATAGCTTCCAGGTCGCAAGTCATAGTAGAGAAGGTGCGAACTGGATCAGGGCATCTATCCGCAGAGACAGCTACAGCATGAATCTTATCTCCGATGTCAATTCCGGCAGCATAAGGATTAACAATAGAAAGAGAATTGACTTTCTTCTTGGGAAAAGAGCTTTTCTTTACATTTGCCATAATCTTAGTTTTAAAAGGCAAAAGTTCCTCAGCCTGCTGGATTACATTAGGTTTATTCTTCTATACGGTCTCCAACGACCAATTTGAAACTTAATTATCCTGCAGAACCAGACTATTTGATGGAGTAAGCATCCATTGCAAGGGACGGTTTTAGCTGCAAAGGACTTTTGCCTCTACAATTTAACCAACATTGCTCTTCTGTTGTTTTTAGCGAAACAGTGGTCAGACGCTCTGGGGACTATTTGATAACTTACCTGTAAACGCTTTTTATAGTCTTGCTGTCGGGATGTATATGATATACCTGTCTCCCCGGATGGCCATCCATGGTGATCGTATTTACGCCCCTTCTCTCCATTTCCTTTTTCAGCAATAGTTTATTCGCTTCAGGAAGATTTGTTCTGGTAAGGTCCAGGTTTTTCAACTGTACCTGTTCCATAAAATATTCAGTCAGCAGTTGTGCAGATGCGGCAGACAATTCATTGGCCTTTGCGCCTAACGCCCTGGTAGAAGGGGCATAACCGAGATCAAGGCTGCTGATACTTTTATTTGTTTTCAGTGTTGTAAAAAGATATTGCATACCTCTATCTGTAATGCCGCAACTGGCCAGGCTCAGGTCCTGCAGCGTAGTGTTCGTACCTAAGGCAGGCAACAGTGCTGCTACGCCTTCGTCTCCGATATTGTTCACACTCAGGTAGAGCGATTTCAAACATGTGTTCCGAAGCAGCATGTCATTTACCTGTTGCATAGCGGCGGCTGTCAGGTAGTTTCCGCTCAGATAAAACCTTTCTATGGTATTATTTTCTGCGAGATATTGGAGCAGTGTATGTAATTCCTCGCCTACGCAGGTATTGACAAGATCAAGTGTTCGGATATGTTTATTCTTTGACAACAACTTCACAAAAGAGGCCATGCTTTCCCCGCCGATTGGATTTCTTTTGAACCAGATGCTTTTTACGCTTGTATTCTCTTCCAATGCTTCGCAGATGGCTTTACAGCCGCTATGTTCGATGTAATTGCAACCCAGGTAAACGGTTTCAACCGTGTTGTTGGTCTTCAGTAGTTCTGCTACTGCAATGGCGCCGGGATTGCCGAAGGCATTTGTGCCCAGCAGGATATGTTTGATAACTGTGTTGTGCTTCAATGCAGCCGTTACCAGTTTAATGCCTGTTACACCCAGTTTTTGTTTACACATATCGAGGCGTCCGTCTGAGGTAACTGTTCCAACAGGAAAAGCCTGATCTGTAACTGGTAGTGGGGCATTGCTTGACAGAAAGTCAATAACCGGTTGCAGCTCCTGCATGGAAAAGGGAAAGTCAGTAACTACATTATCAACCGGGCATATTACCTGAGCTGTTTGCATATGAAAAGGGTTTATTGTTTTTATACGATAGTTGTTAGTGCTGTTTACCACTCATGTGGCAGATAGTCTTTGAGAAAATGGCCGAACAAAGGTAGTTCAGGTAAGGTGATGCCTCTTGCTATGGGATCATATATCCTTGCCATGCCGTCTGTTTCATCGAGAGGCGGAACGAAACCTTCTTCTTCAAACAAGCGTTCCTTTTTTGGATGAGGATTTTCCTGTGTGATCCAGCCTGTATCCACACTATTCATGAATATCTGCTCCTGTGCATATTCCTGCGCAGAAGTCCTCGTCATCATATTCAGGGCTGCTTTGGCCATATTGGTATGCGGATGAAAGGGTGTTTTGGATGTACGGTTGAATTGCCCTTCCATAGCGGAAACATTGACAATGAATCGTCTCTCGAAGGGTGAGCGTTTCATCATCTCTTTCAGCTGGCTGTTTAACATGAAGGGCGCGGTAACATTTACCAGTTGCGTTTCAAGCATCTCCCCGGGAGGAACGTCTTCCAGCCGCATGGTCCAGCT from Chitinophaga filiformis carries:
- a CDS encoding IS110 family transposase, yielding MANVKKSSFPKKKVNSLSIVNPYAAGIDIGDKIHAVAVSADRCPDPVRTFSTMTCDLEAIASWLKECNINTVAMESTGVYWKPLFGLLIKEGFEVYLVNARNVKNVSGRKTDESDAAWLQRLHSYGLLSSSYLPSNEQEALRTLVRFRRTLQSEASKCVLRMQKSLELMNVKLHTVISDIVGQTGSAIVEAILKGERTPSNLLSLVGSRIKASKDTIEKSLHGNWRDEHLFTLGQCYELYKEYLSRINNCDKKIEEQLSMYEALCNDGIVTTCSVQQDQTQRQNIKTKSKNNPRFNVRSYLQHILGVDVLAIYGLSDNGGLQLLAETGTDLSKWPTEKHFVSWLNLCPNNKISGGKLISSRLMKKPSSIAGQAFRFAANSVQKSEHWLGDYFRRMKAKGGNKYAIVATANKLATIYYKMVRYKTEFNPPLLEQYQKRNNELKISRLEKKLEQLRAIVV